One window of the Vigna radiata var. radiata cultivar VC1973A chromosome 1, Vradiata_ver6, whole genome shotgun sequence genome contains the following:
- the LOC106770839 gene encoding uncharacterized protein LOC106770839 isoform X5 translates to MTIVTGDRYLVKLVEFVEEQAGPLIEETKVLKLNPVGLHYVQSRLEALHEVENLLAGAPVDYLRAYVSDLGDHRALEQLRRILRLLTSLKIFSVLPHPIRDPTPLSFLPFGRLKVLELRGCDLSTSAAKGLLELRHTLEKIICHNSTNALRHVFASRIKEVKNSPQWNRLSFVSCACNGLVLMDESLQLLPAVETLDLSRNKFAKVDNLQKCTKLKHLDLGFNHLRTFAPFTRVSPQIVKLVLRNNALTTLRGIENLKSLEGLDLSYNIVSNFSELEFVAGLPYLQSLWLEGNPLCCARWYRAHVFSFFAFPERLKLDEKEINTSDFWKRQIIIASMHKQPASFGIYVPAKDEAVVEGANMRRRKACRLVSIRNEEETTSIYSEEDSVSCANDIIQSREDPDLSDNEPEIVDLINRIEHMKKERSINWLRDFKDWMDIASDKSVQTMKEGSTTLYHKKGNYIRNKTNPEQSGEVSRYASDSVLASGDDSSMNILESDSSFVDTSASFHRQQHFDYRGLLGNASGASLFDSGGVDMEKLKSSLEGIGSSLSQTRSFHADTLTTEAAQRMTENVNISPLTIIHDISGSQSSAYPASPPHFQEDLLHRRQHLVEEILQLSTDSFSVASSDSNTSCSEVDCGEFEPSVSEVDNPQCKTYVDGVGSHLSQSQLKEKFCNPRQGNLLERENGISSRSSSCDQTSKQHAIDFAENTFCASQDTCLLEKRKIRKKAKKRIISVLEEKLDGDASHDTQEKISQGHISANLKQELDLNDFTEFSVHNNSTQEIDDFIVTYFNTTIADSEASEVCNHCMRCNCVLQRETNYKESEVAVLLSSQKKLYLLLINVASDGSGTILNVLSSHNIEEVCEVQVGMGLQVLRVNFENEETYLFVTRSIEKSRELLCTIHVLDSSVGNDRCSIRSLEQVQVGLFDKQVCGGSNVSIYQYAMVLVFCKNGSEESWLSRSLFVIGGYVLLCIEDVKQLYSFSSDASVSPYFRIDSCSSIANITEMVIEGGGSCCVTLSLTCPLAELHPFTQMNVESVNHENTAPGSLNLKLQWFSRNYLVKFVSLLKAIHEKKTGSPLVG, encoded by the exons ATGACGATTGTGACCGGAGATCGGTACCTGGTGAAGTTGGTGGAGTTCGTGGAGGAGCAAGCGGGTCCTCTCATCGAAGAAACCAAGGTCTTGAAGCTGAATCCGGTGGGCCTCCACTACGTGCAATCGAGGTTAGAGGCGCTGCACGAGGTCGAGAACCTCCTCGCTGGCGCTCCGGTGGACTACCTGAGAGCGTACGTGTCCGACCTCGGCGACCACCGCGCCCTGGAGCAGCTCCGGCGGATCCTGCGCCTCCTCACCTCGCTCAAAATATTTTCTGTGCTGCCTCATCCTATTAGGGATCCCACGCCCTTGTCCTTCTTGCCGTTTGGGCGCTTGAAGGTTCTGGAGCTCAGGGGTTGTGACTTGTCCACTTCCGCCGCCAAAGGCCTTCTTGAGCTCAGGCACACGCTCGAGAAGATCATTTGTCATAACTCTACT AATGCTCTGCGGCATGTGTTTGCTAGCAGGATAAAGGAGGTGAAGAATTCTCCTCAGTGGAACCGCCTGTCGTTTGTGTCATGTGCGTGTAATGGCTTGGTTCTCATGGACGAGTCTCTGCAGCTTCTTCCTGCGGTTGAAACACTAGACCTTAGCAGGAACAAGTTTGCAAAGGTGGATAATCTGCAGAAGTGTACCAAATTGAAGCATTTGGATCTTGGTTTCAATCACTTGAGAACATTTGCACCCTTCACCCGG GTTTCCCCTCAAATTGTTAAACTAGTTTTGAGGAACAATGCTCTAACTACTTTGCGTGGAATTGAGAATTTGAAGTCACTTGAAGGACTTGATCTTTCCTACAATATTGTTTCCAACTTTTCAGAGCTAGAGTTCGTTGCGGGCCTTCCATATCTTCAAAGCTTGTGGTTAGAAGGAAATCCTTTGTGTTGTGCTCGATGGTATAGAGCACATGTATTCAGCTTTTTTGCCTTCCCAGAAAGG CTGAAGTtagatgagaaagaaattaaCACCAGTGATTTTTGGAAGAGACAAATAATTATTGCCAGTATGCATAAGCAACCTGCCAGCTTTGGGATTTATGTACCTGCAAAGGATGAGGCTGTAGTTGAAGGTGCCAATATGAGAAGG AGAAAGGCCTGTCGTCTTGTCAGTATCAGAAATGAAGAAGAGACCACTAGCATATATTCTGAGGAAGATTCTGTCTCTTGTGCAAATGATATTATTCAAAGTAGAGAGGATCCTGATTTATCTGACAATGAACCTGAAATAGTAGATTTGATAAATAGAATTGAACATATGAAGAAAGAGCGTTCTATTAATTGGTTGAGGGATTTTAAAGACTGGATGGATATTGCTTCTGACAAATCGGTGCAGACTATGAAAGAAGGCAGCACTACACTTTATCATAAGAAGGGAAATTACATCAGAAACAAGACAAATCCTGAGCAGTCTGGTGAAGTCTCTAGATATGCTTCAGACTCTGTTCTAGCCTCAGGGGATGACAGTAGCATGAATATTTTAGAATCTGATAGTTCTTTTGTAGATACATCTGCTAGTTTTCATAGGCAACAACACTTTGACTATAGAGGTTTGCTTGGTAATGCCAGTGGGGCCTCACTTTTTGACTCGGGAGGAGTGGACATGGAGAAGCTTAAATCCTCACTTGAGGGCATTGGTAGTTCACTTTCACAAACTAGAAGTTTTCATGCTGACACCCTTACCACTGAAGCGGCACAAAGAATGACTGAAAATGTCAACATCTCACCATTGACTATTATTCATGATATATCTGGGTCTCAGTCATCTGCTTACCCAGCATCTCCTCCTCATTTTCAAGAAGACCTTCTTCATCGCAGGCAACACCTGGTGGAAGAAATTTTGCAGCTGTCAACAGATTCCTTTTCAGTAGCATCTTCTGATAGTAACACAAGCTGTAGTGAAGTTGATTGTGGTGAATTTGAGCCATCAGTTTCAGAAGTTGATAATCCTCAATGTAAAACTTATGTGGATGGTGTTGGCAGTCATTTATCTCAAAGTCAGCTTAAGGAAAAGTTTTGCAACCCAAGACAAGGAAATCTtcttgaaagagaaaatggaATTTCTTCACGTAGTTCCTCCTGTGATCAAACTTCTAAGCAGCATGCGATTGATTTTGCTGAGAATACATTTTGTGCTAGCCAAGACACTTGTTTgttggagaaaagaaaaatcagaaaaaaagcCAAGAAGAGAATTATTTCAGTACTAGAAGAGAAATTAGATGGCGATGCTTCTCATGATACACAAGAGAAGATAAGCCAGGGACATATTTCTGCAAATCTAAAGCAAGAATTGGACCTTAATGATTTTACTGAATTTTCTGTGCATAATAACTCTACCCAAGAGATTGATGATTTTATAGTGACATATTTCAATACAACTATTGCTGATTCTGAAGCCAGTGAGGTCTGTAATCATTGTATGCGCTGTAATTGTGTCCTTCAGAGGGAGACAAACTATAAAGAAAG TGAAGTTGCAGTATTACTGAGCAGCCAAAAGAAGCTCTATTTGCTACTGATCAACGTTGCTTCTGATGGGTCAG GTACAATTTTGAATGTGTTGAGTTCCCACAATATTGAAGAAGTTTGTGAGGTGCAAGTAGGAATGGGACTTCAGGTGTTGAG GGTAAATTTTGAGAACGAAGAAACGTATCTTTTTGTCACAAGAAGCATTGAGAAATCAAGAGAATTACTATGCACCATACATGTGCTTGATTCAAGTGTCGGAAATGATAGATGCTCAATAAGAAG TTTGGAGCAGGTCCAGGTTGGGTTGTTTGACAAACAAGTATGTGGTGGTTCAAATGTGAGCATATATCAGTATGCAATGGTGCTCGTTTTTTGTAAAAACGGAAGTG AGGAATCATGGCTGTCGAGATCACTCTTTGTTATTGGAGGGTATGTGCTTTTATGCATTGAAGATGTTAAGCAGCTGTACTCGTTTTCATCGGATGCGTCCGTGTCTCCATATTTCAGAATTGATTCGTGTAGCTCCATTGCTAACATTACAGAGATG GTTATTGAGGGTGGTGGCAGCTGCTGTGTGACTTTAAGTCTGACATGTCCTCTGGCAGAACTCCATCCATTTACCCAAATGAACGTCGAATCTGTCAATCACGAAAATACGGCTCCTGGCTCTCTTAACTTGAAGCTTCAGTGGTTCTCCAGAAATTACCTTGTGAAGTTTGTGTCATTGTTGAAGGCAATCCATGAAAAAAAAACGGGGTCACCTTTGGTA GGATGA